The Clostridiales bacterium FE2011 sequence GAAGTTCGCGGACCATTTCACGCAGGGTGCTGATTCCTCCCACCCCGCTGTCCAGAACTCCGATCGGATCGCGCTTTTGATTCATGATCAATTCCTCTTTTGCTTCCCGTTTTCTTCGCGATATTTTATCAAATTCTCCGTCTTCTGTAAACCTCGGTTGAATTTTCCCCCTTCATGCGATATCATGACGAAGGATTTGATTTCTATTTATATACTTTCTTAATCCGTTCATGTATAAGTATATATAATTATGAATTATGAATTATGAATTGTGAATTAAATGGAGTTATTTATGATAGAAGAGATTTTAGTCGGCGACGTCATCACCACCCGTAAACCCCATCCCTGCGGATCCAATGAATGGACAGTTATCCGCACTGGCGCCGATATCAAAATCCGTTGCAGCGGCTGCGGCCGGATTGTCATGCTGGATCGGGAAAGCTTTCTCCGCCGCCGCAAATCCGTGCTGTCACGCGGTACAAAGCAGTCTGAATCTTGCCAATAAACTCTCCCCTATGCTATAATGCCTGTTGATATTTCGTCAGTTCTGTATTTGACTGATTAATCTCAGAGAAAGACGGTGATCCCGTGCGGAAATCGTTATTGCTCGTTCTGGTTCTTTTCCTTTTGGCCTGCTGCACATATGCTCTGGCTGACACTGAAATCACGCTGGAACCCTGTGCCGGTAAAATGTCCATTAATGAGGAAAAGTATATACTCCTGACGCCTTCCAATCTTTCCGATCATCCTGATCTGGTAAGCAGTCTCGGCATGTCCCAGGAAGATCTGCTGGCTGACTGGAAGGATCGCGGTGTACAGTTCCAGGCCTGGACCAAGAAGATGGATTCCTGTCTGGAAGTCACTGTCATCCAGGATGAAGAATCCGCCATGTATTTTGACCTGGAGCAGAAAACCCGCAAGGAACGTAACGAATATCTGAAGCTTCATAAAGGATCCGGTCGTTTTGCGCAGGACGGTTTCACCATTCTGCAGCCCGAGTGGAAAAAGCAGAAATACGGCGGAAACTTCCTCAAATTCGAATATAAGCGCACCGTAGGTGAAAAGACCTGGCGTGGTTTTGTCCGCAAAACTGTCCGCAACGGCTACACCATCATGCTGGATTATCAGACTTTTGATCGTCTCCCCCGCCGCACGGATGAGGACGCGCTGAACAAGATTGCCAATACGATTTCCTTCGAAGTCAAAGATCCCATGCAGGTAGCCCAGCAAGCCGCCCAGCAGGCTGATAACGGAGAAGATGGAACCGCTCAGTCCTTTGAAGAGATTTCCGCCCTTAAAGCCGGCATGATTAACATCTCTGTTTATCCGCCGGATCAGACCAACTCCAGCACCTTCACTGTTGAGGGAACTTCCACCCCCGGCGGTGTGGTCACCGTCGTGGGCATGCGCATTGCAAAAACAGAAGCCCACAGGTTCAATGCAGAAGTGACCTCCAAGGGAAATTTCAAAGTCAACGTTACCCTTCCGGAAGAAGGCGTCTGGAATTTCACCATCGGGCTGGAAGCCGACGGCAAAACCTATCCCTATGAAAATGTCAAGCAGACTGAATATTATGCATCGCTTCTGCCTGTCACGCTCGATACACAGTTCCCCGCTGAGCTCACCTCTGATGAGATGACCATCTCCGGCACCACCGATAAAGGTGTTACCGTTCAGTGCATCGTTCAGTGCAATGGCTCTGCCATCCTGAACAAGCAGATCAAAACCAACGGTACAGGAACCTTCAAGTTTAAGGTCTCCACTGCTGTTGAAGGCAGTTATGATTTCGTCCTGTCTTTCCAGAAGAAGGGACTCAATAACGTACGCAAGAGCTTCACAAGCACCCGTACGCTGACTGCCGCCGATAATCAGGCCCGCGCCAACACAAAGGCCATTCATCCCGCCTACAAAGCCCTGATGAACAGCATGGACAGCTATATCGGCAAAACCATGGTCTATTCCGTTCATATTGTGAATGTGACGAATAACACAGATCAGTGGGTCATCCAGGCTGCCCTGAAAAAGAACAGGGGAACCTATTCCAACTTTGTTTACTACATTGCTGACACGGATCCCGGACTGGAACCCGGTACCAAGGTAAAGGTTTACGGCGTCTTCACCGGCGGTTACCCGGTACAGTCTGAAGAAGACATCGTCACCTTCCCCGGCTTCGACTACGTCTCCTACGAATAATCCTTTCCCAAAACCAATCAACCGGCATCCGGATTCCCCGGCTGCCGGTTTTCATATTTTA is a genomic window containing:
- a CDS encoding DUF951 domain-containing protein, with amino-acid sequence MIEEILVGDVITTRKPHPCGSNEWTVIRTGADIKIRCSGCGRIVMLDRESFLRRRKSVLSRGTKQSESCQ